The following are encoded together in the Lathyrus oleraceus cultivar Zhongwan6 chromosome 3, CAAS_Psat_ZW6_1.0, whole genome shotgun sequence genome:
- the LOC127132027 gene encoding la-related protein 6B isoform X2 gives MAQQSFTETPLISPDPSLSRTVSFSRLNAQAPAFVPTPRTDLQQPPPPSGMLHVYSPPPPSSSFHVPVRHHHHRPHQLDHSDEADQKILNQVEYYFSDLNLATTDHLMRFINKDPEGFVPISVVASFKKIKSLITSHTQLANVLKNSSKLVVSEDGKKIKRQNSPTESDIEELQARIVIAENLPEDHCHQNLLKVFSSVGSVKTIRTCPPQISNNGTSSASRLGKIDGIPLYNKLHAFVEYESVELAERAVAELNDERNWRSGLRVRLMLRHTSKPTQGRGGKGLDVEVSCEGDYASVSEPQIIEKELEDASFPDTLVHEHVGEEPSYDKESGQKKGRSRVRAKGRGRVHCHQNNRVNHLGTLPSNNSYFTDQVVAKQPPGPRMPDGTRGFSMGRGKPVAVNIA, from the exons ATGGCTCAACAGTCATTCACAGAAACCCCACTCATCTCGCCAGATCCATCTCTTTCCAGAACCGTCTCTTTTAGCCGCCTCAACGCTCAGGCACCAGCGTTTGTGCCCACTCCACGGACCGATTTGCAACAGCCTCCTCCGCCGTCTGGTATGCTACATGTTTACTCACCACCGCCCCCGTCTTCCTCGTTCCACGTCCCTGTCCGCCATCATCACCACCGCCCTCATCAACTTGACCATTCCGACGAAGCTGATCAGAAAATTTTGAATCAG GTGGAGTATTATTTCAGTGATTTAAACTTAGCTACTACCGATCATTTGATGAGGTTCATCAACAAAGATCCAGAAGGTTTTG TACCGATATCTGTTGTTGCATCTTTCAAGAAGATTAAGTCCCTCATAACCAGCCACACCCAACTTGCAAATGTTTTGAAGAACTCATCAAAACTT GTAGTTAGTGAAGATGGAAAGAAAATCAAACGCCAGAATTCCCCAACAGAGTCTGATATTGAAGAGCTACAA GCTCGCATTGTTATAGCTGAAAATCTACCTGAGGATCATTGCCATCAGAATCTTTTGAAGGTTTTTTCTTCTGTTGGAAG TGTGAAGACTATCCGTACCTGTCCACCTCAAATCTCCAATAATGGGACTTCTTCTGCTTCAAGATTGGGAAAAATTGATGGCATACCTTTATATAACAAG TTGCATGCATTTGTTGAATATGAATCTGTCGAGCTGGCTGAGAGAGCA GTCGCTGAGCTAAATGATGAGAGGAATTGGCGGAGTGGCCTCCGGGTTCGTCTAATGCTTAGACACACG TCAAAACCTACTCAAGGACGGGGAGGGAAGGGACTTGATGTTGAAGTTAGCTGCGAGGGGGATTATGCTTCTGTCTCTGAGCCACAGATAATTGAGAAAGAATTAGAGGATGCTTCCTTTCCTGATACTCTGGTGCATGAACATGTG GGAGAAGAGCCTAGTTATGACAAAGAGAGCGGACAGAAGAAAGGGCGTAGTCGGGTGCGGGCTAAGGGACGCGGCCGAGTTCATTGTCATCAAAATAATCGAGTAAATCACTTGGGAACTCTCCCTTCAAATAATTCATATTTTACTGATCAAGTGGTTGCCAAGCAACCTCCGGGTCCTCGCATGCCAGATGGTACTAGAGGTTTTTCAATGGGTAGAGGGAAGCCTGTAGCTGTTAATATAGCATAA
- the LOC127132027 gene encoding la-related protein 6B isoform X1 has protein sequence MAQQSFTETPLISPDPSLSRTVSFSRLNAQAPAFVPTPRTDLQQPPPPSGMLHVYSPPPPSSSFHVPVRHHHHRPHQLDHSDEADQKILNQVEYYFSDLNLATTDHLMRFINKDPEGFVPISVVASFKKIKSLITSHTQLANVLKNSSKLVVSEDGKKIKRQNSPTESDIEELQARIVIAENLPEDHCHQNLLKVFSSVGSVKTIRTCPPQISNNGTSSASRLGKIDGIPLYNKLHAFVEYESVELAERAVAELNDERNWRSGLRVRLMLRHTSKPTQGRGGKGLDVEVSCEGDYASVSEPQIIEKELEDASFPDTLVHEHVQGEEPSYDKESGQKKGRSRVRAKGRGRVHCHQNNRVNHLGTLPSNNSYFTDQVVAKQPPGPRMPDGTRGFSMGRGKPVAVNIA, from the exons ATGGCTCAACAGTCATTCACAGAAACCCCACTCATCTCGCCAGATCCATCTCTTTCCAGAACCGTCTCTTTTAGCCGCCTCAACGCTCAGGCACCAGCGTTTGTGCCCACTCCACGGACCGATTTGCAACAGCCTCCTCCGCCGTCTGGTATGCTACATGTTTACTCACCACCGCCCCCGTCTTCCTCGTTCCACGTCCCTGTCCGCCATCATCACCACCGCCCTCATCAACTTGACCATTCCGACGAAGCTGATCAGAAAATTTTGAATCAG GTGGAGTATTATTTCAGTGATTTAAACTTAGCTACTACCGATCATTTGATGAGGTTCATCAACAAAGATCCAGAAGGTTTTG TACCGATATCTGTTGTTGCATCTTTCAAGAAGATTAAGTCCCTCATAACCAGCCACACCCAACTTGCAAATGTTTTGAAGAACTCATCAAAACTT GTAGTTAGTGAAGATGGAAAGAAAATCAAACGCCAGAATTCCCCAACAGAGTCTGATATTGAAGAGCTACAA GCTCGCATTGTTATAGCTGAAAATCTACCTGAGGATCATTGCCATCAGAATCTTTTGAAGGTTTTTTCTTCTGTTGGAAG TGTGAAGACTATCCGTACCTGTCCACCTCAAATCTCCAATAATGGGACTTCTTCTGCTTCAAGATTGGGAAAAATTGATGGCATACCTTTATATAACAAG TTGCATGCATTTGTTGAATATGAATCTGTCGAGCTGGCTGAGAGAGCA GTCGCTGAGCTAAATGATGAGAGGAATTGGCGGAGTGGCCTCCGGGTTCGTCTAATGCTTAGACACACG TCAAAACCTACTCAAGGACGGGGAGGGAAGGGACTTGATGTTGAAGTTAGCTGCGAGGGGGATTATGCTTCTGTCTCTGAGCCACAGATAATTGAGAAAGAATTAGAGGATGCTTCCTTTCCTGATACTCTGGTGCATGAACATGTG CAGGGAGAAGAGCCTAGTTATGACAAAGAGAGCGGACAGAAGAAAGGGCGTAGTCGGGTGCGGGCTAAGGGACGCGGCCGAGTTCATTGTCATCAAAATAATCGAGTAAATCACTTGGGAACTCTCCCTTCAAATAATTCATATTTTACTGATCAAGTGGTTGCCAAGCAACCTCCGGGTCCTCGCATGCCAGATGGTACTAGAGGTTTTTCAATGGGTAGAGGGAAGCCTGTAGCTGTTAATATAGCATAA